A window of Phragmites australis chromosome 15, lpPhrAust1.1, whole genome shotgun sequence genomic DNA:
CCTTGATGTCTGCTGCACAACCTGCTGGATTCTCTGGAAATCAACAAATCAAAGCATCTTCTTCAGACAGAGTTCTCAAGGATAAGACAGATTGGCTACTTCTGAAAGTTTCTAAATTGATTAAAGAACATAGAGCCAAAGTTGACTCAAGAATCTATTACTCCCTCCTACTTGTTACTACTTTTTACTTTAGCAAATATGATCaagtatttttttctaaaaacgatttatagatacttaaaaatatattagtaaAGTTTGTATCATCATAAATCTAATACTATAAAAGTTTTAAGTACCTATaaattctttttagaaaaaacgTACGGTCAAATTAACTACAGTAAAAGACAGTGACAGATAAACTGAAACAGatgtagtagttttttctttCAATCAGGACAAGATGGCCGGCAAATCCATTTAAAGAAATATTAgagatttcttttgtttttctaaTTGGAAGGTCCAAGGTGGACCTGAATTAATCTCAGAACAGGGGAAAAACACATTTAAGCTAGTTTTAGTTGTACGTCAAACTCAAACTTGCATATTTTTCAGAAGGCTCCTTCCAGAAATTAAGAAAATGGATTATAGATTAGGCAGAAGACAACACTGAATGAGTCACTGAACCTTATCATCACCATAGAACTGCAACTGGatcttctgctgctgctgctgcctgtgGTGGTGCTGCAGCCGGCCACCGATCAGGAAGATGCAGACGGTGGCAGCTGCAACGCCGAACGAGCACAGCGCCCCGATCCCGTTCACCTTCAGCTTCCCCACGCTGAAAATCACACACTCCGGCCGCGCCACGCCGTCGTCCTTCTTgacatcttcttcctcttcagcGAATTGACGAGGACCGTCATCGTCAGCCTCCTTAGCATCAGGGCTCTGGAACGTCTTCTCTTCCTCGTCTCCGTCAGATACCATCAGATCAGCCACACTAGGCACTGGTTTGGTCTCATCCGGCACAACGCCAATGTCCTTGCACTCGTCGACGGGATCATGAACATCGGCACCTCCTGATGGAGGCAGAATATGTTCCTCTGTTTCTTGATCTAGTATGCAACCAACAAATCAAAATATTCAGATGTAGTTTACACCGATCATAATCAAAATTACGTGAACCAAGAAGTGACGATCCTTACCATCAAGATTCTTGCTGTCATGGCCGACGGAGGAGCTCCTGTGGTCAGGCAGGACCTCCCAGTCCCAGACATCCTGGCTTCCATCCATGGGAATACCTGCTCCTCTGTCCATGGCAAGCTGATGCAACACCAAAAGCAGCAGGATCTAGAATTTCCAAGCTCAACTTGGATCCTgtcttcctctttctcttcctTCACCGCAGGGGAACAGGTGCCAGTGGAAGAAAGCTATATACGGGTGCACACATCGGTATCACTCGGCTTGGAACTCCTTGCAGCAAGGGAGAAGGCAGAGAGAGGACTGAGGAGCTTGAGTGTGGGCTTGTCCTTCCTGCTAGGTGCCAAGGGTGAAAATAATGGTCTTTGGGGCCTACCTCTAGGGACTACTTCTTCCTTCCACTCAACTATTCTTGCCAGAGCGTTCTAGCAGAGCTGTTATGCATTTTTCAGAGCAATCCATAACAGGAAAAGTAAATCTTGCAAGGTGTGAAAACAATGGGAGAATATCTAAGGCTTGCTGTCCACTCAAGCTGCTAAATCAGTTAAAAAGGAGAGTTGTAAGGCGTAACCATGTTGTGTTTGCGACGGTAATTGTTCGCTGATTCTCAGTAGGAATAATTGTAAATAGAATAACTTACTCGGCATCTAGTTTCACATCAAAATTATGTTCGATTCATCTGGTCAGTAGCTCAGAAGAATTATATTGGTTTTTAAGCGTGTCGCCTGTCTCAAAAAGCTCCCGTATCTATCCTTTTTTTTAAGGGGACGTGTCTATCCTTAACAGAAAATTCAAGAACATTCGCCGAATGCTAATCACAAATAGATGTTGAGTTTCAAAAGAAAATTGAATACATGCCAATTTGATATAAAATAAGGTGTAGTTTACTGGTTAAACGGTAGACAGATCGGGCGTTACGACACAGCAGATCATCAGCAAAGGAGTTGTGAAAACTTGTGTGGCAGGTTATTAAAAGTGAAATACTAAAGAAGAGAGAATATGCTTGACACCGTGTTTACAGGCAGTCCCTCGGCAGTTTGACATGGTATTTAGTATGAACTTGAGCTGTTAAAAAAAGGAGTCATCTAAAGAATTGGGGATGCAAAGACAGTGAGATTCTAGCGTGATCCATGGATACCAAGGGGTGTTTCTAGACGTTCCATGTCTGTATAGGGGAGATGCAGATATAATAGAGTGGCAAACTTCTTATTGTAAGATGGTTCTTGAAATGAGGAGAGGTTCAATGAATTTCTAATACCGGAAGATATGGAGGAGATCCTAAAGATTAAAGTGTCACAAAGATTGCCTGATGATTTCATCGCCTGGCACCCTAAGGAAGATAGTGTTTTTTCAGTCAGAAGTGCATACCATTTAGCGGTTGCAGAACATTTAAAGGAGAATGGAGGTATTTCACCTAGTGATCGACTGTCAAGTGATAGGCCGGTTTGAAAGATGTTGTGGCAAATTGCAGTATCGCTGAAGGTTAAATTTTGTGCATGGAAGCTTTTGGTGGGATGCTTACCAACAATGCAACTCAAATAGTCACGCCACCTGAAAGTCTCAAATCAATGTACCCGATGCGGCATGGGAGTGAAGGATGCCTTTCATGTGGTAATTACTTGCCCTAATGCACATGCAGTTTAGGGGGCTATGGGGGAAGTGTGGTCGTTGCCAAACCATGATGACCTGATAAATACAGGGCCGAAGTGGCTCTTCTAGGTGCTGGTGCGAATTGGTGATGAGAAACGAATGTAAGTATTAATGATTATATGAAGAAATTGGCAATTGTGTAATGACACAGTTCATGATAAGACGACAGCACTTCTTGAAGCAACAAGAAAGTATCTATCTAGCTATCTGGATTCACTGCTTCAAATCTGACAAAATGACGGTCGGGATCCAGTAAAGGGGAAAGAGGTGCTTACTGATGAAAAGTTTAGAAAGTTAAGAAAAGTTTCAGTGACCCAGTTAATGATCCTTCGTGGCCTCCTCCAGCAGATGGATGGATATCGGTGCCAGTTGATGGGTCCTTTAATGATTGGTGTCAGAATGCAAGAACAGGGGTGGTAATCAGAGATAGCGTTGGCCAGGATATTCTATCTGCCTGTCACTACTTGCCACAATGTTCGGATGCCTTTGAAGCTGAACTTTTCGCTGTAAAAGAAGGAATTCGGGTGGCTGTGCACTACACCGCTCACCCGATCGTCTTTCGGATTGATTGTGCTATGCTTTTGAAGGCATTGAAGGGTTCCGAAGAAGATAGATCACGCTTTGGACAAATTGTCACAGGGGTGAATGAGTTGATGAATAGAGAATGGGAGCTTGTACTCGTGAAGCTAAAGCGAAACCAAAATTGGATTGCAGATTCTTTAGCCAACTTATTTAGATTAGAGCACCTGACCGACTTGTGGTTACATGATGTTTCTGATGCTTTAGTAGATTTAATGGATGTGGATTGTAATACTATTTCTTGAGTAATAAAGCTCTGGtcttcgtgaaaaaaaaaataccatatCGTAATTTAGGAACTCAAGAAAACAAATACACACAAGAGTACAAACCAGGCAAGGCTACGATAATGAGAGCCAAGGACAGGAGCTCCTGTAGAAAACCACCTCAAAAAAAGTTAGG
This region includes:
- the LOC133892883 gene encoding uncharacterized protein LOC133892883, which produces MDRGAGIPMDGSQDVWDWEVLPDHRSSSVGHDSKNLDDQETEEHILPPSGGADVHDPVDECKDIGVVPDETKPVPSVADLMVSDGDEEEKTFQSPDAKEADDDGPRQFAEEEEDVKKDDGVARPECVIFSVGKLKVNGIGALCSFGVAAATVCIFLIGGRLQHHHRQQQQQKIQLQFYGDDKRIQQVVQQTSRLNQAMSSVMGAGASTRANISFGGFYDGF